GAAATGGGCGGGTGCGGCCTATCTCGTCTACATGGGCGTGAAGTGCTGGTTGGCCAGGCCGAAATTCGATCAGGCCGAGTGCGCTTTGCCGGTTCGCCCTGGCCGCAGCTTCCTGGCCGGGCTGTGCGTGACCATGGGCAACCCCAAGGCCATCGCCTTTTATTGCGGCTTCCTGCCCGGCTTCGTGAACATGCAGGCCTTGACCGGCTCGGACGTGGCCCTGGTCATTTCGATCATCGTTCCGATCATCGCCACGGTCCCGCTGGTGTACGCCTGGCTGGCCTCGCGTGGCCGTAACGCCATTCGCTCGACCCGGCTGTGGAAGGCCATGAACCGCACGGCAGGCACGATCATGATCGGCGCTGGCGTGGCCATCGCTTCGGAGTAAGCTGAATTAACATGAAACAAACCGGACCCTCGACCTCCCTCCACCGCGAAGCGGCTTTAAAAAGTTCAGTAAAAAGAGGGGATGGGGGTCTGGGGGAAGGGGAGGGAAAAGCCCTTTTCAAAGGGTTTTCCCTCCCCTTCCCCCAGCGCCGGAGGCATTTTTGTCTAATATACTGACCGTTTCCGAGCTGACCAAATCGGTCAAGTCGCTGCTGGAGGCCGAGTTCCCGTTCGTGTGGGTGCGGGGGCAGGTCTCGAATCTGGCGCGTCCGGCGTCCGGGCACGTGTATTTCACGCTCACGGACGGGGATGCGGCGCTGTCCGTGGTCTGGTTCAAGTCGTCGCAGCGTTCTGCGCAGCCGGTGCAACAGGGCGCGGACAGGGTCAACCCGTTGACCGGGGAGATCGAGGAGGACGAGGGCGGCACGGCCCTGACCGGCAGCGGCATCGAGGACGGCATGGAGGTGCTCTGTGCCGGACGGTTGAACGTGTACGAGCCGCGCGGGCAGTACCAACTGG
The sequence above is a segment of the uncultured Pseudodesulfovibrio sp. genome. Coding sequences within it:
- a CDS encoding LysE family translocator — its product is MTFESGMALALATLVFACIPGPGISAVVAQSLSRGFKAGAGFTCGLALGDVCYLLTALFGMGWIASQIGPYFVVLKWAGAAYLVYMGVKCWLARPKFDQAECALPVRPGRSFLAGLCVTMGNPKAIAFYCGFLPGFVNMQALTGSDVALVISIIVPIIATVPLVYAWLASRGRNAIRSTRLWKAMNRTAGTIMIGAGVAIASE